A segment of the Ipomoea triloba cultivar NCNSP0323 chromosome 1, ASM357664v1 genome:
AGACTGCTCAAGTTCATTTTCATATTCATGTGCCTTTAACCTGAACTTTTACAGTATTTTGCAGCACAAAAATAAGAGTGCCATTGTTATTAACATTTGATTTCTAGTCTATTCCTGCTAGACGATATGAATGTCACAAGTTGGAACGAAATCCGGTTTCGTATGATTATTTTTGTTTGCAATTCATCAATTGCATTGTTTGAACATGCAATGAATATGAGGAGGAGGCTGACATCTACCCTTTTCCCAGCAAAAACAATGGTAGTTGAACCAAACCCACCTGCCCATCTTGTCACTACATTATGAGGAGAAAAGCAAGAGAGTCAGCTCAACCCGTTGAGCCACATCTTACGACGATTCACGACTTCAGTATAGAAGCGGGATTGGAATGCAATCCTTAAAATTCACAACTTCAGTATAATAGCGGGATTGGAATCCAATCCTTACGAGTATAGAAGCGGGAATGGGATGCAATCCTATAGAAAAGCAAGGCCACCACCACTTGGACCTTTTGAGTTTTAAGTGAGGATACAGTAACAGCACCCCTGCCAATGGTGGATTTCACCGTCCTCCTAGACAAAATAACTCCACCACCTGTCCCTCCACAGTGAAACCACCAAAGAATGTCTTTTTCCCCACCATTTTGTCCACCAATGAAGGGCTTAACGCCGTTACAAACAGCCTATAGcccatcatctctctctctcaccaCCATTGTACCAAACCAAATGGCAAGATGTTAGGTGTATTAACTCTGGGTGGGTGGCTGTAACAAACAGTAGTAGATATTGATTCAGCCTTGGTAGGAGGATATTAGGTTCCAAATTTCACTtcaaaacacaccactcaactGTATTGTTACATCAGTACAAGAGGGGGAAGTGGTCAATTTGAGGGGCCTAAATCAAATTGCCAAATCAAGATAACTATTCATTCTACTTTCCAATGCATCGTAAATGAATGTCGACTCCAAGAATGACTTTCAACCAGTCTATTCATAAACTTTTACCAGAAAATGAAAACATCCCAAAGGACTCAACCCCCAATGTGTCCCCACTGTTTGAAAAGAAATTTCCTTCTTCAATGtccttttcaattttgtttCGGACCAGTAGAGTTTTAGACTAGCACAACACAACCAAAAACCAGCAATCCATATGTAACTTCACTTCATCATTGTGATATGGAGAGACTAAAGACTAGAGAATAGATTTCAAGATTCATGCATAACCATAACCAACCAAGGATAATACACTCCAAATCCCAAAACACATTAATTTTCATTACTTCTACTACTGAGCATAAGCAGcaaaaaaagacttaaaaagAAGATAGGTTGCTAGCTAGGGTTTTTTTTTCATGGAGAAAGGTTTAACATCACCCAGttcacaaaaacaaaatgaaaggcATAGAACAGAGGAATGAAATGTGATAGGTCCACATTTTCCCCCCTCTGGGTTGGTTGTTGTTGGGTAAATAGTTTAGCGATTGCTGTTTGGGCAGTCACGAGCAAAGTGCCCATCCTCCCCACAGCTGAAGCAACCTcctccgcctccgccgccgcctcctCCGTAACGGCCACCGCCGCCTCCTCCGCCTCCGCTCTGCGTGCACTCCCTAGCAAAGTGACCTTCCTCGCCACATTTGAAACAGCCTCCACCGCGGCCGCCTCCGCCGCCTCCTCCACCGTAACCACCGCCTCCGTATCCGCCGCCTCCGCCTCCATAGCCACCGCCGCCGTAGCCTCCGCCTCCGTAgccaccgccgccgcctccgTAGCCTCCGGAACGGCCACCGCCGCTCCTGCTTCCGCTGTTAAAGCCATAACCGCCTCCACCGCCGCTACGgccaccgccgccgcctccCCCGCCTCCGCCGCCGCGAACGGGGGCTCCATCAGGGCCCGTAACGTTAACGGCCTTGGTACGGCCGTCGTCGCCGGACGAAACCTCGAACTCCACGGCCTCCCCTTCCGCGAGGCTGCGGAAACCCTCAGATCTGATACCGGACTGGTGAACAAACAGATCCTCGCTGCCGTCGTCGGGGGTTATGAAGCCGAAACCCTTCTGGTCACTGAACCACTTCACGCACCCCTTCATCCTCTGTTGCTCACTCTCCTCAGCCATTTTTTCTTCTCACTCACAAACcctacctctctctctctcttgctctctctctctctagagaTTTTTTACAGTCCTCTTTAGCGATGGCTTGGATATATAGTGAGGAGGTGCCACGTTTATGGGTGCGTTCGGGGGGTGGGGTTTAACGGATGAAGTTGTGTGGGCGGTGGGGCCTCTCTTCCTATTGGGTAATCCATTTTCGAAGATATCTAACGGCCAGGGTTTCGCAGATGACTTTTCTGCTACTGTCACTTTGGGATTTTGGGCTCTCCTCTCCGTAACAGATATTTTCATTCTCATTTAacctcatttaatttttttctaaatctTATTCAAAATATCCAAcactctttattttctttttaattttataccaTAATTGCATCTTTGGTATTCCTTCCCTCAAATTCCAACAAGGAAAAAAATTCCATAGTTTTGtatgattatttatatttttttcatattgagaaattgtaattttataaatgCTCGAAAGAAGTTAGACATATGagaacaaaattattattcttgctcaattacaatttaatttaattttttgctaataatttattatagtaataaGATTATCATAAtagtattataataatgatattattattgaatagtTATTATCAAAGATTGTGTAATTCAttttactttataataatatcaataataatatgcaTGTATATTCTGATATTCTTAGTacttattcattttcaatttctaATGTAAACCAACATAGGaagaataataattgttatCAAAGATTGTGTAATTCATTTCACTTtataataatatcaataataatatgcaTGTATATTCTGATATTCTTAGTacttattcattttcaatttccAATGTAAACCAAcataggaattgaaattttatataattagattttaaccaactcaaaaataaaaatttgaattctaGTTTATTCTCGATTATACATTTCTCGTGACattgtaatttttgtatcatATAGTTCCTCATTGCAAACAAAAGTACaatctatattattttaattaagctATATATTTCTTGTactcttttaaaatataaattcaagCAAATATAACATTGAGAATTCAAATAACTATAAAttcaatgaaatatataaaaaaaaatagaaatttacaattgataaaatattacaatttgtGAGTTGCAAATTACTTTGTGAGGAGATATCATGGAACCAACATTGCATATAAAATATGATACATTCAAcgattgaaaatttaaaaataaataaataaaatgaatgaGGGGCAGTGACAGACAGGCTGTCCACTATTATCTTTCGTCAGGTGGACACATATAGTGCATGTTGTTCGTTAAGTAAAGCGTGAAAAATACgctaaatttattatatatatagtatacaacTTACTAGCATATGCATGAACTCACTCATccgtaattatttatttaatattaataatgtgcACATTGCATGATTAAATGAATGAccaacacaaaaattaaaataagtaaatatttagtacaatttttaaatattaaatcattaatagtcggtataaaattaaaatgattatttttaatataatcaaaataagtattttcAACTTATAACAAAGTAGTagtaaagattatgaaaacttacaattgataaaaattataaaatattatggaGTACAATTTGTGAGTTGCAAATTGCTTTGTGAGGAGATATAATGAAACAAACATtgcatataaaatataatatgttcaactgttaaaaatttaaaaataaataaaagggagGAGGGACAGTGACAAACAGGTTGTCAACTATTGTCTTTCGCCAAGTGGACACATGTAGCGCATGTTGTCTATCAAGTAAAGCGTGAAAATTacgctaattttattttttccgttGGGTGATATTTAATGTGCCATTTGGATGTGTTGTAACATTGTACACAACCAGTTGGTTATATGTTACCCAATTGGCTATGTGTTGTAGCACTATACACAACCTATTagcataataaaataaatgatacaTAGTTTTTCGTTGAgtgcaattttttattatatatatagtatacaacTTACTAGCATATGGATAAATTCACTCAtccataattatttatttaatagtaATAGCGTGCACTTTGCGTGATTAAATTAATGACCAACACAAATTTTTGGTAGTATACAACTTACTAGCTATTTAAcctcatttaaattttaaaacttattaaatatatcaaagactctttatttttttaatgttatatatcATAATTGCATGTTTGTTATTCCTTTCCTCAAATTCCAAAAAAGCCAAAATTCTATAGTTTTATATGAAGGATTTGTTTttccatttatttatattttttccatgttgagaaattgtaattttataaaagATCGAAAGAAAAGACAAACAAGTGAGGATAAAGTTATTACGTTTACtcaattacaattcaatttaattgtttagtgataattttttttttgaaggataCTGATAATTTATTATAGCAATAAGATTATTAGAAtagtattataataatgatattattattgtacaattattatcaaattataattgtgcaattcaattatatataatatgcatgtatattttgatattctTAATACTTAATacttattcattttcaatttcaatgtaaACCAAAcagaattgaaatttgaaataattgtattttcaccaaccaaacaataattaaattcttatcttattctcaattattattttccatgaaattgtaaaatttttattagttcCTCATTGCAAACAAAAGTccaatttagattattttaattaaactatatatttCTTGTgctcttttaaaatataaatttaagcAAATATAACATTGAAAATTCAAATAgtgaaatataataaatattctaaaaaaaatatacacttgataaaatattacaatttgtGAGTTGCAAATTGCTTTCTGAGGAGATATAATGAAACAAACATTGCatataaaacattatatattcaacgattgaaaattaaaaaataaataaataaaaggaaagaGAGGCAAACAAGATGTCCACT
Coding sequences within it:
- the LOC116001492 gene encoding glycine-rich protein 2, with amino-acid sequence MAEESEQQRMKGCVKWFSDQKGFGFITPDDGSEDLFVHQSGIRSEGFRSLAEGEAVEFEVSSGDDGRTKAVNVTGPDGAPVRGGGGGGGGGGGRSGGGGGYGFNSGSRSGGGRSGGYGGGGGGYGGGGYGGGGYGGGGGGYGGGGYGGGGGGGGRGGGCFKCGEEGHFARECTQSGGGGGGGGRYGGGGGGGGGGCFSCGEDGHFARDCPNSNR